A section of the Humulus lupulus chromosome 2, drHumLupu1.1, whole genome shotgun sequence genome encodes:
- the LOC133818346 gene encoding uncharacterized protein LOC133818346 isoform X1 has translation MDLLRNYQDQNDDELDDPEPQNPNPTTSNSSSPDSSPPRLLTSKSAAPKVDDTMLALTVSGTNGHKALSKPIDPTQHAVAFNPTYDQLWAPIYGPSHPYAKDGIAQGMRNHKLGFVEDASIEPFVFDEQYNTFHKYGYAADPSAAAGYNYVGDFDALQKNDAISVYNIPQHEQKRRKMEKKKESTENENEDEEAGVDVSEVENPATDAWLMKNRKSPWAGKKEGLPSELTEEQKKYAEEYAKKKGEEKSGGDKGEVVADKTTFHGKEEKDYQGRSWIAPPKDAKATNDHCYIPKRLVHTWSGHTKGVSAIRFFPKYGHLILSAGMDTKIKIWDVFNTGKCMRTYMGHSKAVRDICFSNDGTKFLSAGYDKNIKYWDTETGQVISTFSTGKVPYVVKLNPDEDKQNILLAGMSDKKIVQWDMSTGQITQEYDQHLGAVNTITFVDNNRRFVTSSDDKSLRVWEFGIPVVIKYISEPHMHSMPSISLHPNSNWLAAQSMDNQILIYSTREKFQLNKKKRFAGHVVAGYACQVNFSPDGRFVMSGDGEGKCWFWDWKTCKVFRTLKCHEGVCIGSEWHPLEQSKVATCGWDGLIKYWD, from the exons ATGGATCTCCTTCGAAACTACCAGGACCAAAACGACGACGAATTGGACGATCCAGAGCCCCAAAACCCAAACCCTACTACCTCCAATTCATCGTCCCCTGACTCTTCGCCACCTCGCCTCCTCACCTCCAAGTCCGCCGCCCCCAAGGTCGACGACACCATGCTTGCTCTCACTGTCAGTGGCACCAATGGCCATAAGGCCCTTTCCAAACCTATCGATCCCACTCAGCACGCGGTCGCCTTCAATCCCACCTACGACCAGCTCTGGGCTCCCATCTATGGCCCATCTCACCCTTACGCCAAGGACGGTATCGCTCAAGGTATGCGAAATCACAAGCTGGGCTTCGTCGAGGACGCTTCTATTGAGCCCTTTGTGTTCGACGAACAGTACAATACTTTCCACAAGTATGGCTACGCTGCCGACCCTTCTGCAGCTGCTGGGTACAATTACGTTGGTGATTTTGATGCCCTTCAGAAGAACGACGCCATTTCGGTATACAACATTCCGCAACATGAGCAGAAGAGAAGAAAGATGGAGAAAAAGAAGGAATCGACTGAGAATGAGAATGAGGATGAGGAAGCTGGTGTTGACGTGAGCGAAGTCGAAAACCCTGCGACTGATGCTTGGTTGATGAAGAATAGGAAGAGTCCGTGGGCTGGTAAGAAGGAGGGTCTGCCGTCTGAGTTAACGGAAGAGCAGAAGAAGTACGCCGAAGAATATGCGAAGAAGAAAGGTGAGGAGAAATCTGGTGGAGATAAAGGAGAGGTTGTTGCTGATAAGACCACTTTCcatggaaaggaagaaaaggaTTATCAGGGTAGGTCTTGGATCGCGCCTCCGAAGGATGCGAAGGCCACAAACGATCATTGTTATATACCAAAGAGGTTAGTTCATACTTGGAGTGGACATACCAAGGGTGTTTCTGCTATAAGATTCTTCCCCAAATATGGTCATTTGATTCTGTCTGCTGGGATGGATACCAAGATAAAGATTTGGGATGTTTTTAATACTGGCAAGTGTATGAGAACTTATATGGGCCATTCGAAAGCCGTTCGTGATATTTGTTTTTCAAATGACGGGACTAAGTTTTTGAGTGCCGGTTATGATAAGAATATCAAGTACTGGGACACGGAAACTGGGCAAGTCATATCAACATTCTCAACTGGGAAGGTTCCTTATGTTGTTAAGCTTAACCCGGATGAAGATAAGCAGAATATTTTATTGGCTGGGATGAGTGATAAGAAGATTGTTCAGTGGGATATGAGTACGGGACAGATTACGCAAGAGTATGATCAGCATTTAGGAGCTGTGAATACCATTACATTTGTTGATAATAATCGAAGGTTTGTAACTTCCAGCGATGACAAGTCGCTTCGTGTTTGGGAGTTTGGGATTCCTGTAGTTATCAAGTATATTAGTGAGCCTCATATGCACTCTATGCCATCAATTTCGCTTCACCCGAACTCAAATTGGCTTGCTGCGCAGAGTATGGACAATCAGATTCTTATTTACAGCACTAGGGAGAAGTTTCAGCTTAATAAGAAAAAGAGGTTTGCCGGGCACGTTGTTGCTGGTTACGCTTGCCAAGTCAATTTCTCACCTGATGGACGTTTCGTTATGTCTGGAGATGGGGAGGGTAAATGCTGGTTCTGGGACTGGAAGACTTGCAAAGTATTCAGAACTCTCAAGTGTCATGAGGGTGTATGCATTGGATCTGAGTGGCATCCGTTGGAACAAAGTAAAGTAGCAACATGTGGCTGGGATGGCTTGATCAAGTACTG GGACTAA
- the LOC133818346 gene encoding uncharacterized protein LOC133818346 isoform X2, producing the protein MDLLRNYQDQNDDELDDPEPQNPNPTTSNSSSPDSSPPRLLTSKSAAPKVDDTMLALTVSGTNGHKALSKPIDPTQHAVAFNPTYDQLWAPIYGPSHPYAKDGIAQGMRNHKLGFVEDASIEPFVFDEQYNTFHKYGYAADPSAAAGYNYVGDFDALQKNDAISVYNIPQHEQKRRKMEKKKESTENENEDEEAGVDVSEVENPATDAWLMKNRKSPWAGKKEGLPSELTEEQKKYAEEYAKKKGEEKSGGDKGEVVADKTTFHGKEEKDYQGRSWIAPPKDAKATNDHCYIPKRLVHTWSGHTKGVSAIRFFPKYGHLILSAGMDTKIKIWDVFNTGKCMRTYMGHSKAVRDICFSNDGTKFLSAGYDKNIKYWDTETGQVISTFSTGKVPYVVKLNPDEDKQNILLAGMSDKKIVQWDMSTGQITQEYDQHLGAVNTITFVDNNRRFVTSSDDKSLRVWEFGIPVVIKYISEPHMHSMPSISLHPNSNWLAAQSMDNQILIYSTREKFQLNKKKRFAGHVVAGYACQVNFSPDGRFVMSGDGEGKCWFWDWKTCKVFRTLKCHEGVCIGSEWHPLEQSKVATCGWDGLIKYW; encoded by the coding sequence ATGGATCTCCTTCGAAACTACCAGGACCAAAACGACGACGAATTGGACGATCCAGAGCCCCAAAACCCAAACCCTACTACCTCCAATTCATCGTCCCCTGACTCTTCGCCACCTCGCCTCCTCACCTCCAAGTCCGCCGCCCCCAAGGTCGACGACACCATGCTTGCTCTCACTGTCAGTGGCACCAATGGCCATAAGGCCCTTTCCAAACCTATCGATCCCACTCAGCACGCGGTCGCCTTCAATCCCACCTACGACCAGCTCTGGGCTCCCATCTATGGCCCATCTCACCCTTACGCCAAGGACGGTATCGCTCAAGGTATGCGAAATCACAAGCTGGGCTTCGTCGAGGACGCTTCTATTGAGCCCTTTGTGTTCGACGAACAGTACAATACTTTCCACAAGTATGGCTACGCTGCCGACCCTTCTGCAGCTGCTGGGTACAATTACGTTGGTGATTTTGATGCCCTTCAGAAGAACGACGCCATTTCGGTATACAACATTCCGCAACATGAGCAGAAGAGAAGAAAGATGGAGAAAAAGAAGGAATCGACTGAGAATGAGAATGAGGATGAGGAAGCTGGTGTTGACGTGAGCGAAGTCGAAAACCCTGCGACTGATGCTTGGTTGATGAAGAATAGGAAGAGTCCGTGGGCTGGTAAGAAGGAGGGTCTGCCGTCTGAGTTAACGGAAGAGCAGAAGAAGTACGCCGAAGAATATGCGAAGAAGAAAGGTGAGGAGAAATCTGGTGGAGATAAAGGAGAGGTTGTTGCTGATAAGACCACTTTCcatggaaaggaagaaaaggaTTATCAGGGTAGGTCTTGGATCGCGCCTCCGAAGGATGCGAAGGCCACAAACGATCATTGTTATATACCAAAGAGGTTAGTTCATACTTGGAGTGGACATACCAAGGGTGTTTCTGCTATAAGATTCTTCCCCAAATATGGTCATTTGATTCTGTCTGCTGGGATGGATACCAAGATAAAGATTTGGGATGTTTTTAATACTGGCAAGTGTATGAGAACTTATATGGGCCATTCGAAAGCCGTTCGTGATATTTGTTTTTCAAATGACGGGACTAAGTTTTTGAGTGCCGGTTATGATAAGAATATCAAGTACTGGGACACGGAAACTGGGCAAGTCATATCAACATTCTCAACTGGGAAGGTTCCTTATGTTGTTAAGCTTAACCCGGATGAAGATAAGCAGAATATTTTATTGGCTGGGATGAGTGATAAGAAGATTGTTCAGTGGGATATGAGTACGGGACAGATTACGCAAGAGTATGATCAGCATTTAGGAGCTGTGAATACCATTACATTTGTTGATAATAATCGAAGGTTTGTAACTTCCAGCGATGACAAGTCGCTTCGTGTTTGGGAGTTTGGGATTCCTGTAGTTATCAAGTATATTAGTGAGCCTCATATGCACTCTATGCCATCAATTTCGCTTCACCCGAACTCAAATTGGCTTGCTGCGCAGAGTATGGACAATCAGATTCTTATTTACAGCACTAGGGAGAAGTTTCAGCTTAATAAGAAAAAGAGGTTTGCCGGGCACGTTGTTGCTGGTTACGCTTGCCAAGTCAATTTCTCACCTGATGGACGTTTCGTTATGTCTGGAGATGGGGAGGGTAAATGCTGGTTCTGGGACTGGAAGACTTGCAAAGTATTCAGAACTCTCAAGTGTCATGAGGGTGTATGCATTGGATCTGAGTGGCATCCGTTGGAACAAAGTAAAGTAGCAACATGTGGCTGGGATGGCTTGATCAAGTACTGGTGA
- the LOC133818345 gene encoding protein ACTIVITY OF BC1 COMPLEX KINASE 7, chloroplastic → MATVLASHSYCCHNAELVNQDSLSFSTSVSVQKLSNYGRERCNLPRTDQYLRFQVQMQQTELPSKSGVNGRATVKMVPASEVMKRQTQVEKVNGVKNKVGKVNGAVVDGASLVKSNRISTLVNNTPKSKPSKELPPLEMPRVLPTDEGFSWADENYNAWQRNIDVWSFVVSFRVRLLLDNAKWAYVGGFTEEKQKNRRQKTASWLRERVLQLGPTFIKLGQLSSTRSDLFPREFVDELAKLQDRVPAFSPEKARRFIENELGAPIHILFKEFEDQPIAAASLGQVHRAILHNGEKVVIKVQRPGLKKLFDIDLRNLKLIAEYFQRSETFGGPSRDWIGIYEECSTILYQEIDYINEGKNADRFRRDFRNIKWVRVPLVFWDYTATKVLTLEYVPGIKINDLNLLDLRGYSRSRISSHAIEAYLIQILKTGFFHADPHPGNLAIDLDEAIIYYDFGMMGEIKTFTRERLLDLFYAVYEKDAKKVMGSLIDLGALQPTGDLSPVRRSVQYFLDNLLSQTPDQQQTLSAIGEDLFAIAQDQPFRFPSTFTFVIRAFSTLEGIGYILDPDFSFVKIAAPYAQELLDLKQKRPSGTQLVQGIRKQADDARSYTMSMPYRVQRIEEFVDQLDSGDLKLRVRVLESERAARKATILQMATIYTVIGGTLLNLGMTLSSQGSQVFANGSFIGAGVFLALFGRSMQRVKKLDKFEKMI, encoded by the exons ATGGCAACAGTACTGGCTTCGCACAGCTACTGTTGCCATAATGCAGAGTTGGTAAATCAAGACAGTCTTAGTTTCTCGACTTCGGTTTCAGTTCAAAAGTTATCAAACTACGGGAGAGAGAGATGTAATCTACCTCGTACTGATCAATATTTAAGGTTTCAAGTGCAAATGCAACAGACTGAATTGCCATCGAAATCTGGTGTCAATGGAAGAGCAACTGTAAAGATGGTACCAGCAAGTGAGGTAATGAAAAGACAAACGCAAGTGGAGAAAGTGAATGGTGTGAAAAATAAAGTAGGGAAGGTGAATGGTGCAGTTGTTGATGGAGCTAGTTTAGTTAAAAGCAATAGGATATCAACCCTTGTTAATAACACACCAAAATCAAAACCCTCTAAAGAACTTCCACCATTGGAGATGCCAAGGGTTTTGCCCACAGATGAAGGCTTCAGTTGGGCTGATGAGAACTACAACGCCTGGCAGAGGAATATAGATGTCTGGTCCTTTGTAGTCTCATTTCGTGTTCGTCTTCTTTTGGACAATGCGAAATGGGCATATGTCGGAGGCTTCACAGAAGAGAAGCAG AAAAACAGAAGGCAAAAGACTGCCTCATGGCTTCGAGAACGTGTGCTGCAGCTTGGACCTACTTTTATCAAACTTGGACAGTTATCTTCAACAAGGTCGGATCTATTCCCACGTGAATTCGTGGATGAGCTTGCCAAGTTGCAG GATAGAGTTCCAGCCTTCTCACCAGAGAAAGCGAGACGTTTTATTGAGAACGAACTGGGAGCTCCCATTCATATATTGTTCAAGGAATTTGAGGACCAACCTATTGCTGCTGCCAGTTTGGGTCAG GTCCATCGCGCTATCCTGCATAATGGAGAGAAAGTAGTTATAAAAGTTCAGAGGCCTGGTCTCAAGAAACTTTTCGATATTGATCTAA GAAATTTGAAGCTAATTGCTGAGTACTTTCAGAGAAGTGAAACTTTTGGTGGTCCAAGTAGAGATTGGATTGGTATATATGAAGAATGTTCAAC GATTTTGTACCAAGAAATCGATTAtataaatgaaggaaaaaatgcTGATAGATTTCGCAGAGATTTTCGGAATATAAAGTGGGTCCGAGTACCT TTGGTCTTTTGGGATTACACTGCCACAAAGGTGCTGACCCTGGAGTATGTACCAG gcattaaaataaatgacctgaATTTGCTAGATTTGCGGGGTTACAGTCGTTCCAGAATTTCATCACATGCAATTGAAGCATACTTGATTCAG ATCCTAAAAACGGGTTTCTTTCATGCTGATCCTCACCCTGGAAATCTTGCTATTGACTTGGATGAAGCAATTATATACTATGATTTTGGTATGATGGGAGAGATCAAAACATTCACAAGGGAGAGATTACTTGACCTTTTTTATGCTGTTTATGAGAAAGATGCAAAGAAG GTTATGGGGAGTCTGATAGATCTTGGAGCACTCCAGCCGACCGGAGATCTGTCACCA GTAAGAAGATCTGTGCAATATTTTTTGGACAACTTGTTGAGTCAGACACCAGATCAGCAACAAACTTTGAGTGCAATTGGTGAG GATTTATTTGCAATTGCACAAGATCAACCTTTCAGATTTCCATCCACGTTTACATTCGTTATCAGAGCCTTTTCTACACTGGAAG GCATAGGCTACATTCTTGATCCAGATTTTTCCTTTGTGAAGATTGCTGCACCTTATGCCCAG GAGCTTTTAGATTTGAAACAGAAGCGGCCATCAGGGACGCAACTTGTACAGGGAATAAGGAAACAAGCAGATGAT GCAAGAAGCTACACCATGTCCATGCCATACAGAGTTCAACGAATTGAAGAGTTTGTGGATCAACTAGACTCGGGAGATTTGAAACTTCGCGTTCGGGTTCTTGag TCGGAGAGAGCAGCGAGAAAGGCAACAATACTACAAATGGCAACAATATATACAGTCATTGGAGGTACCTTGCTAAACCTTGGGATGACTTTGAGCAGTCAAGGCAGTCAAGTTTTTGCAAATGGATCATTCATTGGTGCAG GAGTCTTTCTGGCATTGTTTGGTAGGTCCATGCAACGGGTGAAGAAACTAGATAAATTCGAGAAGATGATATGA